CGCGTGCCGGCTACGCGCACAGCGCCACAAATGGCTTGATCAGCAATCTTAAAAAGAAGCCGTCGACGCGAAACACTCCGCAATGGAAATACAAGTCCGGCGCAATCAGGGATGTCGGGCAGGCTATTGCGCGCAATCTCACACCGGAAGCATTGTCGACAGTCACGTTCGTTCCAATCCCACCGTCAAAGCCTCAAACCTCTCCCGATTATGACGACAGGATGGTTCAAGTCGCAAAGGCGATTGGTCCCAACATCGATTTGAGGGAGGCAATATTCACGCGCGCCGAACGTGAGGCAATGCATGTGAATGATGGCCGCCGCGATCCACACGCGTTGCGAGAATCGTTGGGGCTGAAAAGCGAGCTAACAAAGAGCCGTCCCGCGCAAGTGATTTTGCTTGATGATGTTCTCACGACGGGTTGCAGTTTCACCGTCTGCAAGTCACTTCTCGCAGAGGTTTGGCCTGGGGTCGATATATTTGGCGTGTTCGTTGCTCGCCGTGTGATTGATCGAACCATCGACTTCGAAGACCTGTCCGGCATTGAGATTTGAGAGGTGCCTTTTCCGCGACAACGTTTGTGCCGAGGCTGCACATGTTCGCACCGTCTATGTCTGGACCCTGCATATTCGGCCAAGGGTGCCTTTTGACGCGAACGCAGCGAGCACCTGAGGAAGCGGTTGAATACCGCAAGATGGGCGATATAGGCGACCTTATCGAGGCAACGGCGGATGAATCGTCGAAGACGATCCACCGCGGCGCTTTGGACGCAGAATTCAGACCGGACGCGCCCCCTCCGTCTACCGGCTCCGCGGAGACTGATAAGGCCTGATTGTTGTGTGCGACATGCTCACGGTCTGGATCAGCACTTTGGCTACGCCCCGATCGGCCTCAGCGACGCGCTCTCCACGTCGTATTTGTAGTCAACGATACTCCTGTCCTCGATCCTACGGACGGCCTCGTCGATGACCGGCAAAGGGACTAGGAACCATTCCTGCGGCCTCACGGGATTCCCGAAGCGATCCTTCAATTCGAGGTCGAGGCGCGCCGCTGAGAAGAAACGGTGGACGAGGCGCTCCAGCTTTGACCTGTTGATTTGGTAGAGCCGGTATGTCGCCATTACCTCGACGCCGGCCAGCAGGAACGTCGGGTCCCGTTCGGCGCCGGCGAGGCGCTTCGGGAGGTCGTTTCCGGTGACGCCGATCTTGTGCAGCACAGCCCGGTTGGCGGCGATCCTCGGGTCTCTCGACCTGCTGCGCAGCACGTAGATCGTGCCGCTCTCGTCGCCCGATGGCAATTCCGGGGGATCATCCTCGCCCGCGTCAAAGAGCGGCCCGGCTTCGGGCTCCGTTATGCGGCGCCCGGCCTCGTCCTTGTAAAGCGCGCGCTGGAAAGAGCGCATCAGCCCGCGGCTCTCCGTCCCGTTGTCGTAGACGACCCGCATCCTGGCATTTCGGCGATCCTGGTCGGTGCGGAACTCCTCGCCGATCTCGGCGACATACGCCATCTGTCCGCCGAGGATGAAGAAATCCCCCTGCTTGATCTCAGCGTCCCGCTGGAAGGGTCGGGTGCGCCGCGCGCCCACCTCGAGGTCGGTCCGCATGCGCCCGAACAGAGGCTTGAAGGCGTCGAAGTCGGGGCACGGCGTCCGCCTCGCGACCTCGTCGGCGGCGTTGATTTCGGCGTGCGGCCTGACATGCTTCAGCGTCGTGATGCTGTCGGGCTGCTCCTCGATCTCCAGCTCCGCCAGCAGCGCCTCGTCGTCCTCGGGTTCGTGCGCCTGGTCGCCGTCCATGCCGCCGGAAAGCAGCCCGAATTCATCCAGGGGCACCAGAAGGTCGTGGA
The nucleotide sequence above comes from Methylocystis parvus OBBP. Encoded proteins:
- a CDS encoding GIY-YIG nuclease family protein, which produces MPDMDDDQLLAALELPAEERKAGAYSPLQERVIAGFEDIVRFAKENGRCPSHGEDRDIFERLYAVRLDRLREQAEFHDLLVPLDEFGLLSGGMDGDQAHEPEDDEALLAELEIEEQPDSITTLKHVRPHAEINAADEVARRTPCPDFDAFKPLFGRMRTDLEVGARRTRPFQRDAEIKQGDFFILGGQMAYVAEIGEEFRTDQDRRNARMRVVYDNGTESRGLMRSFQRALYKDEAGRRITEPEAGPLFDAGEDDPPELPSGDESGTIYVLRSRSRDPRIAANRAVLHKIGVTGNDLPKRLAGAERDPTFLLAGVEVMATYRLYQINRSKLERLVHRFFSAARLDLELKDRFGNPVRPQEWFLVPLPVIDEAVRRIEDRSIVDYKYDVESASLRPIGA